Genomic segment of Dasypus novemcinctus isolate mDasNov1 chromosome 4, mDasNov1.1.hap2, whole genome shotgun sequence:
CCTTCTTCCCGCCTGGGAGAGGCCGGCGCCGCTCCCGGGGTGTGAAGGGCAGTTTGGACGGGCGGGGTGAAGGTGCCGGCCTCCCGGCTCGCTGGCTCAGGGCCTTGACGAGGTGGGTGTGAGGGCCGGGCACCAGGACGCCCTTCCCCAcccgccgccccggcccgccccgggCCTGCGTACTGGTGGCGGCCCCAGCCCAGCTCGGGCAGGTAGGGCAGCTTCTTGATGCGGATGATGCTGTCGTAGAGCGAGGGCTGCAGGCTCTGGGCGACGGCATTGGCCAGGATGACGGCGATCATGACAGGCAGGATGTGGGCAATCTGGCCCGTGAGCTCGAACACAATCACGGCCGTGGACACTGTGTGTGTCACCGCTCCCGCCAGCGCAGCCGCCCCTGGGGACAGCCACTCGGTCTCCTCAGGGCGCTCAGGCCCGGGGTGGACCTCCCCACCCGGGGGCAGGTGCTGCAGAGGGCCCTGCGGTTGTGAGGACAGTCCTGCGGTGGGACCTGGGGGGAAGCCTGGTGCCCTCCAGCGCAGCCCCGACCTGGACCCGGGGCACTCACCCACCACTGCGTAGCCCCCAGGCACAATCCGGTAGGTGCTGCTGTCCGTGTGGATCCCGTCTGGGAACCAGGCAGCCATGCTTTCGCCCACCAGACGCCCAAATGCAGCTCCTTCAGGGAGGGGGGCGGGAAGAGAAACAGGTAGTGGAGGGGGAGGGTAGGGGCACTAGGAAGAGAGAGGGTCAGAGAGTGGGGAGGGGCCAGCGGGTCACTCAGTGCAGGGGACAGGCTgcgggggtggggtgtggggctgAGGCTGGACCGAAACCCGCTCCCAGGAGAGAGGGGGTGACCAGGGCTCAGGCTGGGCGAACAGGCTGAACTCACCAATGACAAAGACAGGCATGAAGGCCCCACAGGGCACGGGGATGGTGGTGGCCAGCGCAGACATCCAGAACTGCAGGCAGGGGGCGGTTCACCCAGGCAGCCGTCCCACCCGGCCCCCTGCTCTACCCAGAGGGAACCTACCGCGCTTATCAGCCAGGCTCAGCTTATCAGCCAGGGTCAAACATAAGCCAGGCTCAAACGCCCCAGCTGTGCCTGGGCCCCCCAGGAGGTGAAGGACCTGGAGCAGTCACAACTCCCAAGCTGTGTGACTGTGGGCCTGTCACTTAACCTCTCGGtgtctccatttcccccttctttaaaatggggatagtaaCAGCACCTTTCTCACAGCATTGCTGCGAGGCTTAAAGGcgctcatacatgggaagcagttagAACAGAGCCTGGTGCCCGGGAAGCCTGCGTACGCGTCAGCTACGCACACGTAAGGACCCCACCTTCATGAGAATGAAGACGACCAGGGTGAGGAAGACGTTGGCACGCGGAGGGCTCCAGGCCTGTGAGGTGCCGGGTGGCTCCAGCTCCTCCACCAGGCCCTGGCGGACCCACGTCCGGTTGTCAAACAGGGTGACCAGCGTCTCTTTCTGGGAGAGCTGCAGGTGAATGGGGTGCCTCAGGCTGGGGAACAGACAGGATGAAGGGAAGGGGCCGACAGGGGTCCAGGGGAATGCGGGGCTGCTGGGTTTAGAAGGATGTGACTCAAGGGAAAACACAAGTTCCTATTATGCCCGGGGTTACCTGGCCAGCCATGAACTGTCCAAAGCCGGGGGGGAAGGTCAGCGTGGAGATGAGCAGGGTCACGAGGGCCGGGAAGAGCAGGCGTCTAGAGGTGTAGGTTTCACAGCATCAAATGCGGGCGGTGTACCCACTGTGGCCTGGCGAAGCGGGGTGCCCTCACGTACCCTGGGGCTGAAGTCAGAGCTGAGCCTTGGCTCTTACGGGAAAGCACATAGTGCTGAGAGAAGGTCCTGTGTGCTGCTCACGATATAGCTCCGAAGGTGATGGCCGCCTGGGGTTATTGTAAGAGCCAGGCGTATGACTTAAAGGTCTTTTGGTGGGCTCCCGGCTCCCTAAgtgggcagcagcagcagcagaaaaTCCATCCTCCCAGCCCCCTCCGGGACACCTCGGAGCCATgacccgccccccgcccccagctccaACTGAAGGCCTCATTGTGTCGGGGTGTGGAGAAGTTTCTGCCTccttctgttcctctgtgttgACTTAGACTGAAGGTCAGTGTTGGCGACAACTGGGGTCACTCATGGCAGTTGACCAGAAGTGCCATAGGAGCAAGTTCAGCTGGCTGCCCTCTCCTGAAGGACATTAGTCCCAAGGGAAGTCATGTCTttgctgccccctccccccccaattctCAGGGTCACAACTGGGATTGCTGTGCAACCGGCAGAGCTGGAAAGGGGAATGGGAAATAAAGATCCATCTCATCCATGCCCACGTtcatggggcaggggtgggaacCGAGGCTCAAACACTCTCCAGGACGCATTGCTACCTGAGCCAGTCCAGGGGGCTAAGGATCTTTGATCCAAAATGCCCCTTGCTCCtgaataaaaattcaaaagtgCCAATTTCCTAATCATTCATACAAAAGTCAAAATGCTCAGTCAGCCTGGAAAACGCTACTGGCTGATTTCCTCAGTGGGGCACCTGTGTTGCGCTAGACCACTATTGGCCATCCCACTTATCACTGTCCTCCTGCCCCACTGTGACCCTCACCCATCCCAAGCAGCCTAGAGAGGAGCCTGGAGCCAACTCACTTCTTCATGAGGAAGCGGTTGATGGTTTTCTGCTTCCGCATCACCTGGACAATCTTCCGGTTCAGGTAGACAAAGAGGGCTCCCCCAAAGCCGCTAGCAATACTGGGGGCAGAGGAAAGGAGCACAGGGTAAACGGGGTCTTCTCATGGAAAGCTCCCTCCTCTCTGACACATCCCATCCCTTTCAGCTCCTCACCCAATGACAGCAAAGGCTGGCAGCTCCTGCAGGTCAAAGGGGAAGTCGAGCCGGAATCGGGTTTTGAAGAGAGCAGTAATGGTCTCTGAAGGGAAAGCAGAGCAGCAGAGGGAAGCAATTCTTGGCTCTGCACACCGCTCCCTGCCCCCCATCACCTCCAAGGCTCGCTGGGTGACCCCCCCCATCATACCCTCATCACGGTTCCACACGGCCAAGACCCGGAAGATGAAGGCACTGAAGGTGGCGGCAAAGAAGCCTCGCCAGTAGTTCCGCACAGCAAAGAAGGTAGAGGTGACCTCAATGCTGAACAGGACGCCTGCGACGGGCAGGGAAGAGCCCTACTTGCAGCCTGGGCCCGGGCTGAGGACCCAGGACCCAGGTGCTGGAATGACCGAGGAGCCCGCCTACCTCCAATGGGCGCCGCGAAGCAGCAGCCCACACCTACTGCACAGGCGGCTGCCAGCATCTCTGTGTTCCTGGATTCATTCTGGGGAGAGTGGCAGCAAGTGGGAGCTAACCACGGCCCAGCAGCGCAccccttccctctctttccccaaGGGTTCCCTTTACCTCATAGATGCCCCCAAAGAGGGAGAGGAATTTGCTGAGCAGTGCGGCACACATGCTTGCGATATGCACAAAAGGGCCCTggagggtgggggcaggtggTAAGGAGGGAAGCGGCCAACCCTGACCTTGGCTGGCCTCTTCCTCCACTCTTTCATCCCCTAGCCTGCAGTCACCTCTTTGCCAAGTGGCATCCCACTGCCCAGGGCACAGGTCAGACCGATGACCTTAGCCACAAAGGTCTTGAGGGTGAGGTATTCCTTCAGCACCACTCCCCGTAAGATGGTCTTCATCTCGGGGATGCCAGACCCTGGAGAGGTCACATTCCGGGAGAGTCATCTGATGTGCCCTTTACAGGAGGCCCCACCCCTGCTTTCCCCGTTCTCTCCTGTTATACCGACAGCCTGAGGAGCTAGGATCTGCGTGAATCCCGCTGAGAAAGTGATGAGGACGATGGGGTAGGTGACCCAGGCCAAGTACTGCAGCAAGAGGTTGGTGTCTAAGCCCCGGGACATCCACTGCTGAGCTGTGGGCAGAGGACCATGCTGCTGGACCCCCAATGCGCATGCCCAATCCCCGCCCGGCCCCTGGGACATACGGATACAAGTCCCGGGGAATGTCACACAGAGCCCAGACACAGGGGCTAGGGAGGGGGCCTAGAGGGCATGCATTGGGACAAAGACCACTAGAGGTAAGAGGGTTAGTTGCAGAGGGGAGGCAAGAACTTGTGGTCTATGGAAGTGGCCGTGATTATGCCCAAAGATGGGGTGGTCAGGCTCGCTGGGAGACGTGGTAAGTGGCCAAGTAGCCGAGACACCCAGCCAAGTGTGACATGGAGGACGCAGGTCAGTTCTTCCCGGCGCCtccccctgccaggcctgtccTCACCCTGCAGACAGGCTGCGATGGCATAGTCCATAGCCCAGCTGACCAATGCCATGAGGAGGCCCAGCAGCACCAGGAAGATCCAGTCTTCACCGACCCTGGACACTAGGAACTTGTGGCAGCGTACGGAACAGACTGGGGAGCAGGAATGGGAAGCTGGCACCGAGGCGGCCCTAGCCCTGCTACCCAACCCTGCCCACGGGCGGTTCTAATGGGCTCTGGCTCCCTCAGCACCACAGCACAGCCAGGTCCCTCGCCCCAACCCAGGTCTCACTGCGGCATCGGGCGCAACGGTTCTGTCCATATTCCAGGAGCTCTGGGGGAGCCCGAGGGGATGGGGGGCTCCTCCAGGGCTCAGGCCCTCCCAGGCGGATCCGAGCTGCTTCCTCTTTGGCAAAGGCCCCAAGGTCCTGTGTATACCGGCCATACATCTGGAATAACAGGGAAGTTGGGGCATTAGCAGAAGTGAGCCAAGAGGGGTGCAGAGAGGGCTCCTGGGGCCTCAGCTTCCTTCTCCCAGCCCCGCATGGCATACCCCCCTCTTGAACCCACGGTTCCCACTCCGGCTCCGGGGAGGTAACAATACACATTGCAGACTTTGGGGGCTGTCCTGGCCTGAATGATGGGGACAGCCAAGGTACAGGGACACAGCTCTGGGGGTGGTAGAATAATCAGTTGTCTTCTCACAAGCCTGGACAGGGGTGGAGGGACTGAGCAGAAGTGGGAAGGAAGGCCCAGAAGAGGAAAGTCTGgaagtgggaggagggaaggTCAGAGAATAAGGGATGGTAAGGGCAGCTGGGGCAGCTCAGAGTTGGGCCTGGGAATAGGCGGGGCCTCAATCCTTATCACGTTCCTGCTGGGCCTCCCGCCTGTGACTGACTCAGCTGCACCACCTCCCACCCACCATAATCCCCTTGTCCCCTTTCCCCACTTCAGCCCTCCCCAACAGCTTGCTGGCCCTGCTGGAGTGGAGAGCCTGACTCTTGGGATGAGCGGGGAGTGCTTGGTGGCCTGAGCCCCACTCTGGAGCTGCTCTGAGTCCAGCAGCGGGTGGGGGGACACCAGAGGCTGCTGACGGCTGGGGCTGGGCTGTGCCTGGATGCTGGGGAgatggggaatggggtgggggagagtcgcTGAGCCATGGCTAGACCTGCCAAGATGGGCGTAgttagggggtggggaggagtagATTCCGGCTGCCACCCGCGGAGCTTCAGGACACAAAGGGCTCCTgttggggctgggggggggggggagagggagggaaaaatagagacagagagagggtaAGAGATAGAGAGGAGAGG
This window contains:
- the CLCN2 gene encoding chloride channel protein 2 isoform X2, with protein sequence MAAAVAAAAEEGMEPRALQYEQTLMYGRYTQDLGAFAKEEAARIRLGGPEPWRSPPSPRAPPELLEYGQNRCARCRICSVRCHKFLVSRVGEDWIFLVLLGLLMALVSWAMDYAIAACLQAQQWMSRGLDTNLLLQYLAWVTYPIVLITFSAGFTQILAPQAVGSGIPEMKTILRGVVLKEYLTLKTFVAKVIGLTCALGSGMPLGKEGPFVHIASMCAALLSKFLSLFGGIYENESRNTEMLAAACAVGVGCCFAAPIGGVLFSIEVTSTFFAVRNYWRGFFAATFSAFIFRVLAVWNRDEETITALFKTRFRLDFPFDLQELPAFAVIGIASGFGGALFVYLNRKIVQVMRKQKTINRFLMKKRLLFPALVTLLISTLTFPPGFGQFMAGQLSQKETLVTLFDNRTWVRQGLVEELEPPGTSQAWSPPRANVFLTLVVFILMKCPYPPPPLPVSLPAPLPEGAAFGRLVGESMAAWFPDGIHTDSSTYRIVPGGYAVVGAAALAGAVTHTVSTAVIVFELTGQIAHILPVMIAVILANAVAQSLQPSLYDSIIRIKKLPYLPELGWGRHQQYRVRVEDIMVRDVPHVALSCTFRDLRLALHRTRGRMLALVESPESMILLGSIERSQVVALLGAQLSPARRRRCMQERRAAQASLPPDQESAPSPETSVRFQVNTEDSGFPAARGEMHKPLKPALKRGPSNTIHLGESPTGNAEPAGIALRSLFCGSPPPEAASELEKSETCDKRKLKRVRISLASDSDLEGEMTPEEILEWEEQQLDEPVNFSDCKIDPAPFQLVERTSLHKTHTIFSLLGVDHAYVTSIGRLIGIVTLKELRKAIEGSVTAQGVKVRPPLASFRDSATSSSDTETTEVHALWGPRSRHGLPREGSPSDSDDKCQ
- the CLCN2 gene encoding chloride channel protein 2 isoform X1, whose translation is MAAAVAAAAEEGMEPRALQYEQTLMYGRYTQDLGAFAKEEAARIRLGGPEPWRSPPSPRAPPELLEYGQNRCARCRICSVRCHKFLVSRVGEDWIFLVLLGLLMALVSWAMDYAIAACLQAQQWMSRGLDTNLLLQYLAWVTYPIVLITFSAGFTQILAPQAVGSGIPEMKTILRGVVLKEYLTLKTFVAKVIGLTCALGSGMPLGKEGPFVHIASMCAALLSKFLSLFGGIYENESRNTEMLAAACAVGVGCCFAAPIGGVLFSIEVTSTFFAVRNYWRGFFAATFSAFIFRVLAVWNRDEETITALFKTRFRLDFPFDLQELPAFAVIGIASGFGGALFVYLNRKIVQVMRKQKTINRFLMKKRLLFPALVTLLISTLTFPPGFGQFMAGQLSQKETLVTLFDNRTWVRQGLVEELEPPGTSQAWSPPRANVFLTLVVFILMKFWMSALATTIPVPCGAFMPVFVIGAAFGRLVGESMAAWFPDGIHTDSSTYRIVPGGYAVVGAAALAGAVTHTVSTAVIVFELTGQIAHILPVMIAVILANAVAQSLQPSLYDSIIRIKKLPYLPELGWGRHQQYRVRVEDIMVRDVPHVALSCTFRDLRLALHRTRGRMLALVESPESMILLGSIERSQVVALLGAQLSPARRRRCMQERRAAQASLPPDQESAPSPETSVRFQVNTEDSGFPAARGEMHKPLKPALKRGPSNTIHLGESPTGNAEPAGIALRSLFCGSPPPEAASELEKSETCDKRKLKRVRISLASDSDLEGEMTPEEILEWEEQQLDEPVNFSDCKIDPAPFQLVERTSLHKTHTIFSLLGVDHAYVTSIGRLIGIVTLKELRKAIEGSVTAQGVKVRPPLASFRDSATSSSDTETTEVHALWGPRSRHGLPREGSPSDSDDKCQ